From Brevibacterium ihuae, the proteins below share one genomic window:
- a CDS encoding DUF4352 domain-containing protein, giving the protein MSQPPPYPHDPRQTPGQPAGAGPGPQGPPAAPYGHPMPPGAQASPSWQAPHPSGPGGYPSGPHDYGPQGPQGYGPSGPQGKPKRKSVLKRWWFWVLVVVFLAIVGSCAGTGGGDTDPGTAAPDGGGEAADPGAPVDDGAEDPAEGEADEAPPAEEEKSAAVGEAVASGDFEVTVTDVETGVASVGDDLFGAEAQGQFIVVSMEVTNIGDSPVTFFSSDVELTDDEARTYSADDASAIYVEDSNSFLEEINPGNTVDGIVLFDVPEGVEPSTLVFRGGLFDEPIEIALG; this is encoded by the coding sequence ATGTCACAGCCGCCGCCCTATCCGCACGATCCCCGGCAGACGCCGGGGCAGCCTGCCGGGGCCGGTCCCGGACCGCAGGGGCCGCCGGCCGCGCCGTACGGGCATCCGATGCCGCCCGGCGCTCAGGCGTCACCCTCGTGGCAGGCTCCGCACCCGTCCGGCCCGGGCGGGTATCCGTCCGGCCCCCACGACTACGGCCCACAGGGCCCGCAGGGCTACGGGCCGTCCGGGCCGCAGGGGAAGCCGAAGCGGAAGTCGGTCCTCAAGCGCTGGTGGTTCTGGGTGCTCGTCGTCGTATTCCTCGCGATCGTCGGGAGCTGTGCCGGGACCGGGGGCGGCGACACCGACCCGGGGACCGCCGCGCCGGACGGCGGCGGTGAGGCCGCCGACCCGGGCGCGCCGGTCGACGACGGCGCCGAGGACCCGGCGGAGGGCGAAGCCGACGAGGCGCCCCCGGCGGAGGAGGAGAAGTCGGCCGCCGTCGGCGAGGCGGTGGCGAGCGGCGACTTCGAGGTCACCGTCACCGACGTCGAGACCGGGGTCGCCTCGGTCGGCGACGACCTGTTCGGGGCCGAGGCGCAGGGACAGTTCATCGTCGTGAGCATGGAGGTGACGAACATCGGCGACTCCCCGGTGACGTTCTTCTCCAGCGATGTCGAGCTCACCGATGACGAGGCGCGGACCTACAGCGCCGACGACGCCTCCGCGATCTACGTCGAGGACAGCAACTCGTTCCTCGAGGAGATCAATCCGGGCAACACCGTCGACGGGATCGTCCTGTTCGATGTGCCGGAGGGGGTCGAGCCGAGCACGCTGGTCTTCCGCGGAGGCCTGTTCGACGAGCCGATCGAGATCGCGCTGGGCTGA
- a CDS encoding sensor histidine kinase: MRCAHTVLRVLWDIALWVLGTTFAMLAVTGVPGATSGPLVITDIGVVIALLAALLWTTVLLRRRFPLVVIAAGTVITLAGMDYWLVLIGVFHALIRWERRPALAAGITGAAVVCIAAVRDALRAPDSTAMGWLLGITSTPDSIEVRVGIAIVVVVIALISAGATAGLALLVRSRREAVVGRTRIAAAHRENADLADELARQSERDRLAHEIHDALAHRLSVISLQSGALETATHSSDPALAHAARVLRGQAHASLEDLRGLLGDLRTGGSRAQVAAAPPSTASLRALPRLVRSLREGGTTVDAVILLDRTESAPPVLDRSVYRIVQESLTNALKHAPGAPVSLYVDGAPGTGIRIRVTNPLPHTPGTPLGRTGTGSGIAGIRERIRILGGTSWIGESEGVFVVDATLPWPEDAGPTGPAR; the protein is encoded by the coding sequence ATGCGGTGCGCGCACACGGTCCTCCGGGTGCTCTGGGACATCGCGCTCTGGGTCCTCGGGACGACATTCGCGATGCTCGCCGTCACCGGGGTGCCCGGAGCGACCTCCGGTCCGCTGGTGATCACCGACATCGGCGTCGTCATCGCGCTGCTTGCGGCCCTCCTGTGGACCACCGTCCTGCTCCGGCGCCGCTTCCCGCTCGTCGTGATCGCGGCCGGCACCGTGATCACCCTCGCGGGCATGGACTACTGGCTCGTGCTCATCGGGGTGTTCCACGCCCTCATCCGGTGGGAGCGGCGGCCCGCCCTCGCCGCGGGGATCACCGGCGCCGCGGTCGTCTGCATCGCCGCCGTGCGCGACGCCCTCCGCGCCCCCGATTCCACCGCGATGGGCTGGCTGCTGGGGATCACGAGCACTCCGGATTCGATCGAGGTCCGGGTCGGGATCGCGATCGTCGTGGTCGTCATCGCCCTGATCTCCGCCGGGGCGACTGCCGGCCTCGCGCTCCTCGTCCGGAGTCGCCGCGAAGCGGTTGTCGGACGCACCCGGATCGCGGCCGCGCACCGGGAGAACGCCGACCTCGCCGACGAGCTCGCCCGCCAGTCGGAGCGCGATCGGCTCGCCCATGAGATCCACGATGCGCTCGCGCACCGCCTCTCGGTGATCTCCCTCCAATCCGGCGCGCTCGAGACCGCGACCCACTCCTCGGATCCCGCCCTCGCACACGCCGCCCGGGTGCTCCGCGGACAGGCCCACGCCTCGCTCGAGGACCTCCGCGGACTCCTCGGAGACCTGCGCACGGGCGGGTCCCGGGCGCAGGTGGCCGCCGCTCCCCCGTCGACCGCCTCGCTGCGCGCACTCCCCCGACTCGTGCGCTCCCTGCGGGAGGGCGGGACGACCGTCGACGCCGTCATCCTGCTCGACCGCACGGAGTCGGCACCGCCGGTGCTCGATCGCAGCGTCTACCGGATCGTGCAGGAGTCGCTCACCAATGCGCTCAAGCACGCTCCCGGAGCACCGGTGTCCCTCTACGTCGACGGCGCTCCCGGCACCGGGATCCGGATCCGCGTCACGAACCCGCTGCCGCACACCCCGGGGACACCGCTGGGGCGGACGGGCACCGGCTCGGGCATCGCCGGGATCCGCGAACGCATCCGCATCCTCGGCGGCACGTCATGGATCGGGGAGTCCGAGGGCGTCTTCGTCGTCGATGCGACGCTGCCGTGGCCGGAGGACGCCGGCCCCACCGGCCCGGCACGGTGA
- a CDS encoding M15 family metallopeptidase, with the protein MGQETTAPVLVRRRDLRKQEEAARRAQRKPPFRRPVVASPVQSVAAHVERRSTGTVGARAIATRGSDGSAVRALKRRRVATVTAMASVSVAGTAIAGVLLSSNSPDTEVAAQEISTDALQAIGAETVDSDVTAGEGDQTAGQADVYAGGVPSTEDRKAEAASRSVTRTVLPGCSGEAPSGEASNGQIPDEWLCELGIGGHRLRADAAVSFAEMNAAFKADTGKDMAITDSYRTLESQVSVAGRKPGLAARPGTSLHGWGIALDFGGGAATASGEQYEWLVKNAGKYGWENPDWAKSSKYEPWHWEYVPARQSIRGA; encoded by the coding sequence GTGGGTCAGGAAACCACCGCGCCGGTTCTCGTCCGTCGTCGCGATCTGCGCAAGCAGGAAGAGGCGGCCCGCCGGGCGCAGCGGAAGCCCCCCTTCCGCAGGCCCGTAGTCGCGAGCCCGGTGCAGTCGGTCGCCGCGCACGTCGAGCGCCGCTCGACCGGCACGGTCGGCGCCCGCGCCATCGCCACCCGCGGCTCCGACGGCAGCGCCGTCCGCGCGCTCAAGCGCCGTCGCGTCGCCACGGTCACTGCGATGGCCTCCGTGTCCGTCGCCGGCACCGCGATCGCCGGAGTCCTGCTCAGCTCGAACAGCCCTGACACCGAGGTCGCCGCTCAGGAGATCAGCACCGATGCGCTCCAGGCGATCGGGGCGGAGACGGTCGACTCCGACGTCACCGCCGGTGAGGGCGATCAGACCGCCGGCCAGGCCGATGTCTATGCCGGAGGAGTGCCGAGCACCGAGGATCGCAAGGCGGAGGCCGCCTCCCGTTCCGTCACCCGCACCGTCCTCCCCGGCTGCTCCGGCGAGGCGCCGTCCGGCGAAGCCTCGAACGGGCAGATCCCGGACGAGTGGCTGTGCGAGCTCGGCATCGGCGGCCACAGGCTCCGCGCCGACGCCGCGGTGTCCTTCGCGGAGATGAACGCCGCGTTCAAGGCCGACACCGGCAAGGACATGGCCATCACCGACTCCTACCGCACGCTCGAGTCGCAGGTCTCGGTGGCCGGCCGCAAGCCCGGCCTCGCCGCCCGCCCCGGCACCTCGCTGCACGGCTGGGGCATCGCCCTCGACTTCGGCGGCGGCGCGGCCACCGCCTCGGGCGAGCAGTACGAGTGGCTCGTGAAGAACGCCGGCAAGTACGGCTGGGAGAACCCGGACTGGGCGAAGTCGAGCAAGTACGAGCCGTGGCACTGGGAGTACGTCCCGGCCCGGCAGTCGATCCGCGGCGCCTGA
- the argS gene encoding arginine--tRNA ligase, with translation MTPEELKTTISSVIADLNAEGLGIEEPATIVVERPKNRDHGDWASNIALQTAKKAGLAPRDLAERIAAGLRADPGIDAVDVAGPGFLNITLAAEAAGRLAADIVAAGSAYGTGDALAGHVVNMEFVSANPTGPLHLGHTRWAALGDAIARVLRAAGAEVASEYYINDAGSQMDTFANSVLARMHGREVPEGGYPGQYVADIAEAIRAERPELAEESEDRARAEVRDRAYALQMADIRSTLADFGVRFDVWFSEQELHSTGAIEKAVDRLREQGHVYEDGGAVWLRTSTFGDDKDRVLIRADGQPTYFAADAAYYLDKKDRGFTEKIYLLGADHHGYIGRLKAIAAAAGDDPEFNIEVLIGQLIKINGAKLSKRAGNIIELRDLIDWLGADAVRYSLARTPADSPLTLDPEVLRSASNDNPVYYVQYAHARARSIERNAVAAGITAEAFDPGTLTDGTETVLLAALADYPRVVAQAAELREPHRIARYLESLAGLFHKWYDACRVTPRADEEITPVHASRLVLDRATATVLSNGLELLGVSAPERM, from the coding sequence GTGACTCCAGAAGAACTCAAGACGACGATCAGCTCCGTCATCGCCGATCTCAACGCGGAGGGCCTCGGGATCGAGGAGCCCGCGACCATCGTGGTCGAGCGGCCGAAGAACCGCGACCACGGCGATTGGGCCTCGAACATCGCGCTGCAGACGGCGAAGAAGGCCGGTCTCGCCCCGCGCGACCTGGCGGAGCGGATCGCCGCCGGGCTGCGCGCCGACCCGGGCATCGACGCCGTCGACGTCGCCGGACCCGGATTCCTCAACATCACGCTCGCGGCCGAGGCCGCCGGCCGCCTCGCCGCCGACATCGTCGCGGCGGGCAGCGCCTACGGCACCGGCGACGCGCTCGCCGGGCACGTCGTCAACATGGAGTTCGTGTCCGCCAACCCCACCGGGCCCCTCCATCTCGGCCACACCCGCTGGGCCGCTCTCGGCGATGCGATCGCCCGCGTGCTGCGCGCCGCCGGTGCCGAGGTCGCCTCCGAGTACTACATCAACGACGCCGGCTCCCAGATGGACACCTTCGCGAACTCCGTCCTCGCCCGGATGCACGGCCGCGAGGTGCCGGAGGGCGGCTACCCCGGCCAGTACGTCGCCGACATCGCCGAGGCGATCCGCGCCGAGCGTCCGGAGCTCGCCGAGGAGTCCGAGGACCGCGCGCGCGCCGAGGTCCGCGACCGCGCCTATGCGCTGCAGATGGCCGACATCCGCAGCACGCTCGCGGACTTCGGGGTCCGCTTCGACGTGTGGTTCTCCGAGCAGGAGCTCCATTCGACCGGGGCGATCGAGAAGGCCGTGGACCGCCTGCGCGAGCAGGGCCACGTCTACGAGGACGGCGGCGCGGTCTGGCTGCGCACGAGCACCTTCGGCGACGACAAGGACCGGGTGCTCATCCGGGCTGACGGCCAGCCGACGTACTTCGCCGCCGACGCCGCGTACTACCTCGACAAGAAGGATCGCGGCTTCACCGAGAAGATCTACCTCCTCGGCGCCGATCACCACGGCTACATCGGGCGCCTCAAGGCGATCGCCGCCGCCGCCGGCGACGACCCCGAGTTCAACATCGAGGTCCTCATCGGCCAGCTCATCAAGATCAACGGCGCCAAGCTCTCGAAGCGCGCCGGGAACATCATCGAGCTGCGCGACCTCATCGACTGGCTCGGCGCCGACGCGGTGCGCTACTCGCTCGCCCGCACCCCGGCCGACTCGCCGCTCACCCTCGATCCCGAGGTGCTCCGGAGCGCGAGCAACGACAACCCGGTGTACTACGTCCAGTACGCCCACGCGCGCGCCCGGAGCATCGAGCGCAACGCCGTCGCCGCGGGCATCACCGCCGAGGCCTTCGATCCCGGGACCCTCACCGACGGCACGGAGACGGTCCTCCTCGCCGCGCTCGCCGACTACCCGCGGGTGGTCGCGCAGGCCGCGGAGCTGCGCGAGCCGCACCGCATCGCCCGGTACCTCGAAAGCCTCGCCGGGCTGTTCCACAAGTGGTACGACGCGTGCCGCGTGACCCCGCGCGCCGACGAGGAGATCACCCCCGTGCACGCCTCGCGCCTCGTGCTCGACCGGGCGACCGCGACCGTCCTGTCCAACGGACTCGAGCTGCTCGGCGTGAGCGCGCCTGAGAGGATGTAG
- a CDS encoding response regulator has protein sequence MSAGPAPTRILVVDDDPYARAGIRAILEQAPDLDVVAEAADGAEAIDRAAAHFPDVVVMDIRMPGMNGIDATAALVDSVRAPQVVVLTSFDTEDSVFRALEAGAVGFLLKDTAPEDLVTAIRTVVTGDAILSPRSTLHLVRRFGSSGRFGAQHTARRLFDSLTERERQVAELVAAGLTNRMIAERLYVSEATVKVHLGRVMPKLAVDTRVGVAIAVERAHPGLV, from the coding sequence GTGAGCGCCGGACCCGCACCCACGAGGATCCTCGTCGTCGACGACGATCCCTACGCACGCGCCGGGATCCGGGCGATCCTCGAGCAGGCGCCCGATCTCGACGTCGTCGCCGAGGCCGCGGACGGCGCGGAGGCGATCGACCGCGCCGCCGCCCACTTCCCCGACGTCGTCGTCATGGACATCCGGATGCCGGGGATGAACGGCATCGACGCCACCGCCGCTCTCGTCGACTCCGTGCGGGCGCCGCAGGTCGTCGTGCTCACGAGCTTCGACACCGAGGACTCGGTCTTCCGCGCTCTCGAGGCCGGCGCGGTGGGCTTCCTCCTCAAGGACACCGCTCCGGAGGATCTCGTCACCGCGATCCGCACCGTCGTCACCGGTGACGCGATCCTGTCCCCGCGCTCGACTCTCCACCTCGTCCGGCGCTTCGGCTCCTCCGGCCGGTTCGGGGCCCAGCACACCGCCCGGCGGCTGTTCGACTCGCTCACCGAACGGGAGCGGCAGGTCGCCGAGCTCGTCGCTGCGGGGCTGACGAACCGGATGATCGCCGAGCGCCTCTACGTCTCCGAGGCCACGGTCAAGGTGCACCTCGGTCGGGTCATGCCCAAGCTCGCGGTGGACACGCGCGTGGGAGTGGCGATCGCCGTCGAGCGCGCACACCCCGGCCTCGTCTGA
- a CDS encoding hemolysin family protein, with protein sequence MSDWMGLVWLVVLLAANAFFVGAEFAVVAAKRSQMEPRAAEGSKAAKTALYAMEHVSIMLAICQLGITVCSLLIGNFSKPAIHHLLAGPLAFLGIPVAMADVIAFVLALAVVTYLHVVLGEMIPKNISLAASQQAAMLLAPPLVFLAKIFGFVIRPLNALANLILRAMGIEPRDEVNAAYTVEEVQSIVVESQREGLLSDDTGLLKGALEFSDKSIGDVMVPIDRVVTLPAGATPEDIERLVARTGFSRYVLLDADGEPTSYIHIKDVLYADEPGEYTTEIPAKRFRSLVTLTASDEIEESLGAMQDAGNHVGRVLDAEGRTSGVLFLEDVLEELVGEVHDAMQRVPRSHR encoded by the coding sequence ATGAGCGACTGGATGGGACTCGTGTGGCTCGTCGTGCTGCTGGCCGCCAACGCCTTCTTCGTCGGCGCTGAGTTCGCCGTCGTGGCCGCCAAGCGCTCGCAGATGGAACCGCGGGCGGCGGAGGGCTCCAAGGCGGCGAAGACCGCCCTCTACGCGATGGAGCACGTCTCCATCATGCTCGCGATCTGTCAGCTCGGCATCACCGTGTGCTCGCTGCTCATCGGCAACTTCTCCAAGCCCGCGATCCATCATCTGCTCGCCGGGCCGCTCGCGTTCCTCGGCATCCCGGTGGCGATGGCCGACGTCATCGCCTTCGTCCTCGCGCTCGCGGTGGTGACCTATCTCCATGTCGTGCTCGGCGAGATGATCCCCAAGAACATCTCGCTCGCGGCCTCACAGCAGGCGGCGATGCTCCTCGCGCCGCCGCTCGTGTTCCTCGCGAAGATCTTCGGGTTCGTCATCCGGCCGCTCAACGCGCTCGCGAACCTCATCCTCCGCGCGATGGGCATCGAGCCGCGTGACGAGGTCAACGCCGCGTACACCGTCGAAGAGGTGCAGTCGATCGTCGTCGAGTCGCAGCGCGAGGGGCTGCTGAGCGACGACACCGGTCTGCTCAAGGGAGCGCTCGAATTCTCCGACAAGTCGATCGGGGACGTCATGGTGCCGATCGACCGGGTCGTGACCCTGCCCGCCGGGGCGACCCCGGAGGACATCGAGCGGCTCGTCGCCCGCACCGGCTTCTCCCGCTACGTCCTCCTCGACGCCGACGGCGAGCCGACGAGCTACATCCACATCAAGGACGTGCTCTACGCGGACGAGCCCGGCGAGTACACGACCGAGATCCCCGCGAAGCGATTCCGGTCGCTCGTCACGCTCACCGCGAGCGACGAGATCGAGGAGTCGCTCGGGGCGATGCAGGACGCCGGCAACCACGTGGGCCGGGTGCTCGACGCCGAAGGCAGGACCAGCGGCGTGCTGTTCCTCGAGGACGTGCTCGAGGAGCTCGTCGGCGAGGTCCACGACGCCATGCAGCGGGTGCCGCGCTCGCACCGCTGA
- a CDS encoding hemolysin family protein produces MEWLLLALALLLILGTGVFVAAEFSLLALDKHTVDQALERGDRGSTFIKKGMTQLSTQLSAAQVGITLTTLLTGYLMEPSLGVLLSPVFESFGMSGGAASTTSIILALLISTFLSMIIGELVPKNMAISAPLVTGRIAVPLQYVFSVIFRPVIAVLNGTANRALLAMGIEPQEEGTAGRSPEELTALVRHSAQEGTMAEQTADLVTRTLSFSERMAEDVMTPRTSMVSVNRDTTAAEIVEIARRTGYSRFPVVGDSRDDIVGMVHVKQAVAVPLANRADAYAAGLMSEVTEVPETMPLDPLLMELRLHGTQMALVVDEYGGTAGVVTLEDVVEELVGEVVDEHDRLRVSVRPARDGTWIVPGRMRPDEVSGAIGIEVPQDPDYETMAGYVMLTLGRIPEEGDAVRLPDARLVVERMHGRRVERLRLTPDYVTTRLGGAS; encoded by the coding sequence ATGGAATGGCTCCTCCTCGCCCTCGCACTGCTCCTCATCCTCGGCACCGGCGTCTTCGTCGCGGCCGAGTTCTCCCTCCTCGCCCTCGACAAGCACACCGTCGACCAGGCGCTCGAACGGGGTGATCGCGGGTCGACCTTCATCAAGAAGGGGATGACCCAGCTCTCCACCCAGCTGTCGGCCGCCCAGGTCGGCATCACCCTGACCACCCTGCTCACCGGCTATCTCATGGAGCCCTCGCTGGGCGTTCTGCTGAGCCCGGTGTTCGAGTCGTTCGGGATGTCCGGCGGCGCCGCATCGACGACGAGCATCATCCTCGCGCTGCTGATCTCGACCTTCCTGTCGATGATCATCGGCGAGCTCGTGCCGAAGAACATGGCGATCTCCGCTCCGCTCGTCACCGGCAGGATCGCGGTGCCGCTCCAGTACGTCTTCTCGGTGATCTTCCGGCCCGTCATCGCCGTGCTCAACGGCACCGCGAACCGGGCGCTCCTCGCGATGGGCATCGAGCCCCAGGAGGAGGGCACCGCAGGACGCTCCCCGGAGGAGCTCACCGCCCTCGTGCGCCACTCCGCCCAGGAGGGCACGATGGCCGAGCAGACCGCCGACCTCGTCACCCGCACCCTGAGCTTCTCCGAGCGCATGGCCGAGGACGTCATGACCCCGCGCACGAGCATGGTGAGCGTCAATCGCGACACCACCGCGGCGGAGATCGTCGAGATCGCCCGCCGCACCGGCTACTCGCGGTTCCCCGTGGTCGGGGACTCGCGCGACGACATCGTCGGCATGGTCCACGTCAAGCAGGCCGTGGCCGTCCCGCTGGCCAACCGCGCCGACGCGTACGCCGCCGGTCTCATGTCCGAGGTCACCGAGGTCCCGGAGACCATGCCGCTCGACCCGCTGCTCATGGAGCTGCGGCTGCACGGCACCCAGATGGCCCTCGTCGTCGACGAGTACGGCGGCACCGCCGGCGTCGTCACCCTCGAGGACGTCGTCGAGGAGCTCGTCGGCGAGGTCGTCGACGAGCACGACCGGCTGCGCGTGAGCGTGCGCCCGGCGCGGGACGGCACGTGGATCGTGCCGGGCCGGATGCGCCCGGACGAGGTCAGCGGCGCCATCGGCATCGAGGTGCCGCAGGACCCCGACTACGAGACCATGGCCGGCTACGTCATGCTCACCCTCGGGCGGATCCCCGAGGAGGGCGACGCGGTGCGCCTGCCCGACGCCCGTCTCGTCGTCGAGCGCATGCACGGCCGCCGGGTCGAACGGCTGCGCCTGACCCCGGACTACGTCACGACCCGGCTCGGGGGTGCGTCATGA
- a CDS encoding GuaB1 family IMP dehydrogenase-related protein, with product MRFITGTPAHDLTYSDAFLVPSRSDVSSRFDVDLASSDGTGTTIPIVAANMTAVSGRRMAETMARRGGLAVLPQDTPLPVAAHTIDWIKARHPVYETPVRVSPDDTVLSVLHLLPKRAHGHAVVVDDDLRVLGTVSRPSLEGVDRFTSVGAVMEPPLEPVEASQLHSVERADLAEVYERMSEARRDFVPVVDSGALVGALTAQSVLRASIYTPALDARGRLRVAAAIGVNADVANHAAALVEAGADVLVIDTAHGHQEKMLEALRIVDGLDLGVPIVAGNVVTAAGVEDLVDAGADIVKVGVGPGAMCTTRMMTAVGRPQFSAVAECAAAARALGAHVWADGGVRYPRDVALALAAGASQVMVGSWFAGTYESPGDLLVDASGRQYKESFGMASARAVAARTRTDSAFDRARKGLFEEGISSGRMFVDPERPGIEDLLDEITSGVRSSCTYAGARTLAEFAERALVGTQSAAGYEEGRPLDKSW from the coding sequence ATGCGCTTCATCACCGGAACCCCCGCCCATGACCTCACCTATTCGGACGCCTTCCTCGTCCCCAGCCGGTCGGACGTGTCCTCCCGGTTCGACGTCGATCTCGCCTCGTCCGACGGCACGGGGACGACGATCCCGATCGTCGCCGCGAACATGACCGCGGTGTCGGGCCGCCGGATGGCCGAGACCATGGCCCGGCGGGGCGGTCTCGCGGTGCTCCCGCAGGACACGCCGCTGCCGGTCGCCGCGCACACGATCGACTGGATCAAGGCCCGGCATCCCGTCTACGAGACCCCGGTGCGGGTCTCGCCCGACGACACGGTGCTCTCCGTCCTCCACCTCCTGCCCAAGCGGGCCCACGGCCACGCGGTCGTCGTCGACGACGACCTCCGGGTGCTCGGCACGGTGTCGCGCCCCTCGCTCGAGGGCGTCGACCGCTTCACCTCGGTCGGGGCGGTCATGGAGCCGCCGCTCGAACCGGTCGAGGCCTCCCAGCTCCACTCCGTCGAGCGGGCCGACCTCGCCGAGGTCTACGAGCGGATGAGCGAGGCGAGGCGCGACTTCGTGCCGGTCGTCGACTCCGGCGCGCTCGTCGGCGCGCTCACCGCCCAGTCGGTCCTCCGGGCTTCGATCTACACCCCGGCGCTCGACGCCCGGGGCCGCCTGCGGGTGGCGGCCGCGATCGGCGTCAACGCCGATGTCGCCAACCATGCCGCCGCGCTCGTCGAGGCGGGAGCCGACGTGCTCGTCATCGACACCGCCCACGGCCACCAGGAGAAGATGCTCGAGGCGCTGCGCATCGTCGACGGGCTCGACCTCGGGGTGCCGATCGTCGCGGGCAACGTCGTCACCGCGGCCGGGGTCGAGGATCTCGTCGACGCTGGGGCCGACATCGTCAAGGTCGGGGTCGGGCCCGGGGCCATGTGCACCACCCGGATGATGACCGCGGTGGGCCGTCCGCAGTTCTCCGCCGTCGCCGAGTGCGCCGCGGCAGCGCGGGCGCTCGGCGCGCACGTGTGGGCGGACGGGGGAGTGCGCTACCCCCGCGACGTCGCCCTCGCGCTCGCCGCCGGTGCCTCCCAGGTCATGGTCGGATCGTGGTTCGCCGGCACCTACGAGAGCCCCGGCGACCTCCTCGTCGACGCCTCCGGGCGACAGTACAAGGAGAGCTTCGGGATGGCCTCAGCGCGCGCGGTGGCGGCCCGGACGCGCACGGACTCGGCCTTCGACCGCGCTCGCAAGGGCCTGTTCGAGGAGGGGATCTCGAGCGGCCGGATGTTCGTCGATCCGGAGCGGCCGGGGATCGAGGACCTCCTCGACGAGATCACCTCGGGGGTGCGGTCCTCGTGCACCTACGCCGGTGCCCGCACCCTCGCGGAGTTCGCCGAGCGCGCGCTCGTCGGGACCCAGTCCGCCGCCGGCTACGAGGAGGGGCGCCCGCTCGACAAGAGCTGGTGA